A section of the Gasterosteus aculeatus chromosome 10, fGasAcu3.hap1.1, whole genome shotgun sequence genome encodes:
- the gjb9b gene encoding gap junction protein beta 9b, whose translation MNWSALESLISGVNKYSTVFGRIWLSMVFIFRVLVFVVAAQRVWGDDNKDFVCNTIQPGCTNVCYDHIFPISHIRLWALQLIFVTCPSLMVVGHVKLREKKDMQYTASHMGAHLYAHPGKKRGGLWWTYLASLIFKAGFDAGFLYILYYVYEGYDMPRLSKCSLQPCPNMVDCYISRPTEKRIFTIFMVVSSALCILMCICKIVYLIGKQIQKRIKKKYNADRILFAESHEMTRLAVPRSEFRSRVDPTASTQNLSNAKKEKAPIREKIMHDRAMKLFEKEMWKSIHQSQ comes from the exons ATGAACTGGTCTGCTTTGGAGTCCCTCATCAGTGGGGTCAACAAGTACTCCACCGTGTTCGGGCGCATCTGGCTCTCCATGGTCTTCATCTTCCGGGTGTTGGTGTTCGTGGTGGCGGCCCAGCGGGTGTGGGGCGACGATAACAAGGACTTTGTCTGCAACACCATCCAGCCGGGCTGCACCAACGTGTGCTACGACCACATCTTCCCCATCTCCCACATCCGCCTGTGGGCCCTGCAGCTCATCTTCGTCACCTGCCCGTCCCTGATGGTGGTGGGCCACGTCAAGCTTCGCGAGAAGAAGGACATGCAGTACACCGCCTCGCACATGGGCGCCCATCTGTACGCGCACCCCGGGAAGAAACGAGGGGGCCTGTGGTGGACGTACCTG GCGAGTCTGATTTTCAAGGCAGGCTTTGATGCTGGCTTCCTCTACATCCTGTACTACGTCTACGAAGGCTACGACATGCCCCGCCTGTCCAAGTGCTCCCTGCAGCCCTGCCCCAACATGGTGGACTGCTACATATCGCGTCCCACTGAGAAGAGGATCTTCACCATCTTCATGGTGGTCTCCTCTGCGCTGTGCATCCTAATGTGCATCTGCAAGATAGTTTACCTCAtcggcaaacaaatccagaaacgCATCAAGAAGAAGTACAACGCAGACAGGATACTGTTTGCCGAGAGTCATGAGATGACACGGCTGGCTGTTCCCAGGTCGGAGTTCAGGTCCAGAGTCGATCCTACGGCCTCCACTCAAAATCTCAGTAACGCCAAGAAAGAGAAGGCGCCTATTAGGGAGAAAATTATGCACGATAGAGCAATGaagctttttgaaaaagaaatgtggaaAAGCATTCATCAGAGCCAATGA
- the pef1 gene encoding peflin yields the protein MSFHYGQGYPGGAHRPQGAPYGGGSGPYGPNPSAAYGGGQQQSGSPYGAYGAPGQGGQFGHAQGGSPAGQYGGYGAQPHGGQYGHQAPAGNVPPGVNQEAYQWFQTVDTDHSGFINLKELKQALVNSNWSVFNDETCLMMINMFDKTRSGRMDIFGFSALWDFMQRWRALFQQYDRDRSGTISGMELHQGLAQMGYNLSPQFSETLVRRFATPGGRPGIQLDRFIQVCTQLQSMTQAFREKDTTMTGNIRLNYEDFLSGAVTRLM from the exons ATGAGTTTCCACTACGGCCAG GGCTACCCAGGAGGAGCCCACCGACCACAAGGTGCTCCCTATGGGGGAGGCAGCGGTCCTTACGGGCCAAACCCCTCCGCTGCCTACGGCGGTGGACAGCAGCAATCAGGGAGTCCTTATGGTGCTTATGGAGCTCCGGGTCAAGGAGGGCAGTTTGGGCATGCACAAGGGGGTTCCCCCGCTGGGCAGTATGGGGGTTACGGTGCACAGCCTCATGGAGGACAATATGGACACCAGGCTCCTGCAG GTAACGTCCCCCCCGGTGTTAACCAGGAGGCGTACCAGTGGTTCCAGACCGTCGACACGGACCACAGTGGCTTCATCaacctgaaggagctgaagcaGGCACTGGTCAACTCCAACTGGTCTGTTTTCAATGACGAGACTTGCCTCATGATGATCA ACATGTTTGACAAGACGCGCTCGGGTCGCATGGACATTTTTGGCTTCTCTGCACTCTGGGACTTCATGCAGCGGTGGAGAGCGCTCTTCCAGCAATATGACAGAGACCGCTCGGGCACCATCAGTGGCATGGAGTTGCACCAAG GCCTCGCTCAGATGGGCTACAACCTGAGTCCGCAGTTCTCCGAGACGTTGGTGCGACGCTTCGCCACGCCTGGCGGGCGACCCGGCATCCAGCTGGACCGTTTCATCCAGGTGTGCACCCAGCTCCAGAGCATGACGCAGGCCTTCAGGGAGAAGGACACCACCATGACGGGCAACATCCGCCTCAACTACGAGGACTTCCTCTCCGGAGCCGTCACCAGGCTCATGTGA
- the smim12 gene encoding small integral membrane protein 12, producing the protein MWPLFWTAARTYAPYVTFPVALVVGAVGYHLEWFIRGAPKAREEKGILELREERKLQEQEGTDSTQVLSLKEKLEFTPRAALNRNRPEKS; encoded by the coding sequence ATGTGGCCTCTGTTCTGGACAGCGGCGCGGACCTACGCCCCCTATGTCACCTTCCCCGTGGCCCTGGTGGTGGGAGCGGTGGGCTACCACCTGGAGTGGTTCATCAGGGGGGCCCCGAAAGCCAGAGAGGAGAAGGGCATCCtggagctgagggaggagaggaagctgcaGGAACAAGAGGGTACGGACAGCACGCAGGTGCTGAGCCTGAAGGAGAAACTGGAGTTCACTCCGCGAGCCGCTCTGAACAGGAACCGACCTGAAAAGAGCTAA